Genomic DNA from Pigmentiphaga litoralis:
TGCCTTCCGCGGCGGACGCCAGCGCGGTGCTTTTCAAGGTGACGATGACGAGGTCTTGCGGTGGCAAGGCATGGGGATGGTCGGTGGCGGCGAATGGGTGCACGGTGGCGTCGCCCGCGTCCTTGTCGCGCACCTGCAGGCCGTGAGCACGGATGGCGGCCAGATGGGGACCCCGCGCGATCAGGCTCAGCTCGATGCCTGGCACGGTGCTGAAGCGCGCTGCCAGGTAACCACCGACTGCGCCCGCGCCGTAGATGCAGACGCGCCTGACACGGCGGGACGATGTCGCTTCGAACGGCAGGTCGGTGGATAGCTCTGCAGCGCTGATGCTCGCTTTTCCGGCCGCCACCTTGGTCGGTGGGTTGCCCGCTGCATCCGCCGCCGCGTCCGCCCCCACATCCGCCCCTGCATCCGCCCCCACGTCAATCCCCATAGAACGCGCCGTCACGATAGATGCGTTCGACCGTCTTGTTGTCTTTCGAGTCGGCGTCGGCGAACGACCCGTGCACGTTCAACCGCCCTTCCCGTCCTTGCGCGGCTTCGTTTGGCGAGCCGACGCGCAGCATCACCAGCGGTTCTTCACTGGTCGCGTTGAAGCGGTAGTAGCTGCCGTGCGGAATCATGATGCCTTCATTCTTGCCCAGCAGTGCGAGCGGTCCTTCGTCATCAAAGAATTCTGCTTCGCCTTGCAGGATGACGAAGGTGTGGTCCTCGGTCGCATGCGCATGCAGGGCGTTTTCGCCGCCCGACGCATAGACCTTCAGGCGAACCGACAGGTGCGGGCTGGCGGCCAACACGGTTTCGGACCGGCCCTGCTCCAGCAGCTGGGCTCGTACCTTGAAGGCCGTGGGCCGGGTCGCTTCGGCCTTGGCGATCTGCTGGGCCCGGATGTCCTGGTAGGACGTGGTCGGCGCGACGAACTCGGCGGACAGCCTGGCGTCCGCGTGCGACATGGTGCGGTGGTTCATGAACGTTCCTTATTCGGGTTTGACACCGGCGAGCCGCAACAGCTCGGCGTACTTGGTAATGTCGGCATCGACCGTGCGCGAGAAGTCCGCGGGCGCCAGCCTGGACGGCGCGAGGCCCGTCGCTTCGATGGCGGCACGCATCTCGGGGTTGGCCAAGGCCGCGGTGATCTCCGTCCGCAAACGGTCGACGACGGCAGGCGGCGTGCCGGTCGGCGCGAATACGCCATGCCAGCCTGCATCGATCTCGAAGTCGGGCAGGCCGGCTTCCTTGATCGTCGGGACGTCGGGCAGATAGCTGGCGCGTGCCAGGCCGGTAAAGGCGAGCGGACGCAGCTTGCCCGCCTTGATCTGCGGCAGCGCAAGCGGCGATGTCACGAACATGGCCTGCAGTTCGCCCGCCATGACGGCGGTAACGGCCTGCCCCGCGCCCTTATAGGGGATGTGAACCATATTCACGCCGGCCTGCTGATTGAACAGCTCGCCGGCAATGTGCAGGTTGCCGCCGATGCCCGGCGACCCGAAGGACACGCGTTGCCCGGGCGTCTTGGCCAAGGCAATGAATTCCTTGACGGTCGTTGCAGGCAAGGCGGGATTGACCACAAACAGCAGTCCTTCGCCGGCGGCCACTTGCGCCACCTTGATGAAGTCCCTGTTGCTGTCATACGGCATCTTTGCGTACATGCTCGGGTTGATGACAAAGGACGACGACGTCAGCATCAGCGTGTAGCCGTCGGGGATGGCCCGCGCGACGGCTTCGCTCCCGATCAATCCATTGGCGCCCGGACGGTTGTCAACGACAACCGATTGCCCCAGCTGCGTTGTCAGGCGCTGCGCAAGGATGCGGGCTGTGGTGTCCGGCCCGCCGGCACTGAAGGGGACAACGAGCCGTATCGTCCGGTTGGGGTAGTCGTCCGCCGCGTGGGCCAACGTCGTCGCGAGCAGCGCCAGCGCGGCGTAAACAAGTCTGGGTGTCATGCCTGTCTCCTGGGACGCGTCTGCGCGCGTCATGCACCGTCATGTACTTTCATTCACCATCACGCATCTTCATGCGCCTTCATGCTCCGTCGAACTCGTCCAGCGCCGACTTCAAGCCGGCATCGAATTCCCCGTCCAGCAGGATGAACGCAATCTGGCACGGGACCGTGCCGCGATTGCTCCAGGCGTGGTTGGTGCCGCACTGGACGAGCACGTCACCGGCTTTCAGGACGACTTCCGAGTCATCGAGCAGCATCGTGATTTCGCCTGACAGCACGATGGCGTAATCGATGGTCTCGGTGCGATGCATCATCGGGTGCCGGCCGTTTTTCGCAAAGGTGGATGCGGTCGAATTTCCCAGCGATGCAAACACGTTCTGCGCCTCGTCGGGCGACAGGCTGCGCACGGCTTCCGATTCGGGGGCCAGGGTATTGATGCGGATCACGCTGCCGCGCGAGGTCGGCAACTGCCGCCGGGCACCTGGGGTCGGGTCTTCCATGTCAGCAGTGATCGGCGCCGGGGTCGCCAGGGTGCGCCAGATTTCGGTGGACGCGTAGCCCGGACGCTTTTCGGCGGTAAATACGACGGGCGCAACGTCGTCGGACATGACAATGGCCTTGCCGTTGGCGTCATGGCCGGTCACCACGCGCCGGATCTTCCCGGCGGTGTCCTTGCTGTCTGCGGTGGGGCTGGCTGCGGTGGGGCTGCTTGCCTGCGCCGGGCGCTGTTCGGTCGTCATCGTGCGTCTCCTGTTTTGGTCAGTGCGGAAGCCTACCCACCGTCATTCGGGTGTGATGCCTGCCGCGGCGGCGACTGCCTTCCACTTGGTGATCTCGCTGCGGATCAACGCGCCAAATGCGTCCGGGGAATTGCCCACCGGCTCGGCGCCATCGGCCGCCAGATGCTTCTTCAGGTCGGCATCGCCCAGTGCACTGACGGTTGTTGTGTGCAACTTGTTGATAATGGCAACCGGGGTGCCGGCAGGCGCCAACAGGCCGTACCACTGCACCGATTCATAGCGGGCGACGCCGCCCTCGGCGAGGGTGGGAACGTCGGGCAAGGCCGCGCTGCGGGTCGTGCCCGACACCCCCAGCGCACGCAGCTTGCCGGACTTGATGTGCGGCAGGACAGACAGCGTGTTGCCCATCATCATGGCGACCTGACCGGCCACCACGTCGACTAGCGCCGGGCCGGTGCCCTTGTAGGGAACAT
This window encodes:
- a CDS encoding tripartite tricarboxylate transporter substrate binding protein, with the translated sequence MTPRLVYAALALLATTLAHAADDYPNRTIRLVVPFSAGGPDTTARILAQRLTTQLGQSVVVDNRPGANGLIGSEAVARAIPDGYTLMLTSSSFVINPSMYAKMPYDSNRDFIKVAQVAAGEGLLFVVNPALPATTVKEFIALAKTPGQRVSFGSPGIGGNLHIAGELFNQQAGVNMVHIPYKGAGQAVTAVMAGELQAMFVTSPLALPQIKAGKLRPLAFTGLARASYLPDVPTIKEAGLPDFEIDAGWHGVFAPTGTPPAVVDRLRTEITAALANPEMRAAIEATGLAPSRLAPADFSRTVDADITKYAELLRLAGVKPE
- a CDS encoding cupin domain-containing protein — translated: MTTEQRPAQASSPTAASPTADSKDTAGKIRRVVTGHDANGKAIVMSDDVAPVVFTAEKRPGYASTEIWRTLATPAPITADMEDPTPGARRQLPTSRGSVIRINTLAPESEAVRSLSPDEAQNVFASLGNSTASTFAKNGRHPMMHRTETIDYAIVLSGEITMLLDDSEVVLKAGDVLVQCGTNHAWSNRGTVPCQIAFILLDGEFDAGLKSALDEFDGA
- a CDS encoding cupin domain-containing protein, which codes for MNHRTMSHADARLSAEFVAPTTSYQDIRAQQIAKAEATRPTAFKVRAQLLEQGRSETVLAASPHLSVRLKVYASGGENALHAHATEDHTFVILQGEAEFFDDEGPLALLGKNEGIMIPHGSYYRFNATSEEPLVMLRVGSPNEAAQGREGRLNVHGSFADADSKDNKTVERIYRDGAFYGD